A stretch of Eleutherodactylus coqui strain aEleCoq1 chromosome 2, aEleCoq1.hap1, whole genome shotgun sequence DNA encodes these proteins:
- the GOLT1B gene encoding vesicle transport protein GOT1B — MISLTDTQKIGMGLTGFGVFFLFFGMLLFFDKALLAIGNVLFVAGLAFVIGLERTFRFFFQKHKVKATAFFLGGVLVVLVGWPLVGMVLEIYGFFLLFRGFFPVVIGFIRRIPVLGSILNLPGISSLVDKAGESNNMV, encoded by the exons ATGATCTCCCTCACCGACACCCAGA AGATCGGCATGGGCCTCACTGGCTTTGGCGTATTCTTCCTCTTCTTTGGGATGCTGCTGTTCTTCGACAAAGCGCTGCTCGCCATCGGAAAT GTCCTCTTTGTTGCTGGTTTGGCATTTGTCATCGGGCTGGAGAGAACATTCCGCTTCTTCTTCCAGAAGCACAAGGTGAAGGCGACAGCGTTCTTCCTGGGGGGGGTGCTGGTGGTCCTGGTCGGGTGGCCGCTGGTGGGGATGGTGCTGGAGATCTACGGCTTCTTCCTGCTCTTCAG AGGGTTCTTCCCGGTGGTGATCGGCTTCATACGGAGAATTCCCGTCCTGGGATCCATTCTGAACCTGCCCGGGATCAGCTCG CTTGTAGACAAAGCCGGAGAGAGTAACAATATGGTGTAA
- the SPX gene encoding spexin isoform X1 has product MTAPDSGPLAACTLVLLMSSSVIPCSGGLPQSHFQRRNWTPQAMLYLKGAQGRRFISDESQRKDLYDRLQLETRSRNTNPITISEAAAMFLSSLQKAQEEGDDGAMEQAGYLPEPLFGW; this is encoded by the exons atgactgctccg GACTCTGGTCCTCTCGCCGCCTGCACCCTGGTCCTGCTGATGAGCAGCTCAGTCATCCCCTGCTCCGGGGGGCTACCGCAG AGTCATTTTCAGAGACGAAATTGGACTCCGCAGGCGATGCTGTACTTAAAGGGGGCAC AAGGTCGCCGTTTCATCTCGGATGAGAGTCAGCGGAAGGACCTGTACGACCGGCTGCAGCTCG AAACACGGAGCCGGAACACCAACCCCATCACAATCTCTGAGGCGGCCGCCATGTTCCTCAGCTCCCTTCAGAAAGCTCAGGAGGAAG GCGATGACGGTGCCATGGAGCAGGCGGGATACCTGCCGGAGCCGTTATTCGGGTGGTAG
- the SPX gene encoding spexin isoform X2 produces MKDSGPLAACTLVLLMSSSVIPCSGGLPQSHFQRRNWTPQAMLYLKGAQGRRFISDESQRKDLYDRLQLETRSRNTNPITISEAAAMFLSSLQKAQEEGDDGAMEQAGYLPEPLFGW; encoded by the exons ATGAAG GACTCTGGTCCTCTCGCCGCCTGCACCCTGGTCCTGCTGATGAGCAGCTCAGTCATCCCCTGCTCCGGGGGGCTACCGCAG AGTCATTTTCAGAGACGAAATTGGACTCCGCAGGCGATGCTGTACTTAAAGGGGGCAC AAGGTCGCCGTTTCATCTCGGATGAGAGTCAGCGGAAGGACCTGTACGACCGGCTGCAGCTCG AAACACGGAGCCGGAACACCAACCCCATCACAATCTCTGAGGCGGCCGCCATGTTCCTCAGCTCCCTTCAGAAAGCTCAGGAGGAAG GCGATGACGGTGCCATGGAGCAGGCGGGATACCTGCCGGAGCCGTTATTCGGGTGGTAG
- the SPX gene encoding spexin isoform X3: MSSSVIPCSGGLPQSHFQRRNWTPQAMLYLKGAQGRRFISDESQRKDLYDRLQLETRSRNTNPITISEAAAMFLSSLQKAQEEGDDGAMEQAGYLPEPLFGW, translated from the exons ATGAGCAGCTCAGTCATCCCCTGCTCCGGGGGGCTACCGCAG AGTCATTTTCAGAGACGAAATTGGACTCCGCAGGCGATGCTGTACTTAAAGGGGGCAC AAGGTCGCCGTTTCATCTCGGATGAGAGTCAGCGGAAGGACCTGTACGACCGGCTGCAGCTCG AAACACGGAGCCGGAACACCAACCCCATCACAATCTCTGAGGCGGCCGCCATGTTCCTCAGCTCCCTTCAGAAAGCTCAGGAGGAAG GCGATGACGGTGCCATGGAGCAGGCGGGATACCTGCCGGAGCCGTTATTCGGGTGGTAG